The following are from one region of the Odontesthes bonariensis isolate fOdoBon6 chromosome 16, fOdoBon6.hap1, whole genome shotgun sequence genome:
- the sptbn2 gene encoding spectrin family protein isoform X2, whose amino-acid sequence MSTISPTDFDSLEIQQQYNDINNRWDLAAETDWDNENSSARLFERSRIKALADEREAVQKKTFTKWVNSHLGRVTCRIGDLYTDLRDGRMLIRLLEVLSGEQLPKPTKGRMRIHCLENVDKALQFLKEQKVHLENMGSHDIVDGNHRLTLGLIWTIILRFQIQDISVETEDNKEKKSAKDALLLWCQMKTAGYPNVNIHNFTTSWRDGLAFNAIVHKHRPDVIEFDNLKRSNAHYNLQNAFNVAEKELGLTKLLDPEDVNVDQPDEKSIITYVATYYHYFSKMKALAVEGKRIGKVLDYAIEADQLIEKYETLASELLQWIEQTIGTLNDRQLANSLNAVQNQLQAFNSYRTVEKPPKFTEKGNLEVLLFTIQSKMRANNQKVYMPREGKLISDINKAWERLEKAEHERELALRNELIRQEKLEMLAARFDRKAAMRETWLSENQRLVSQDNFGTDLGAVEAATRKHEAIETDIGAYWERVAAVESVAKELEAEGYHDVRRVLARRDNVLRLWEYLKELLAARRERLNSHRDLQRLFQEMRYIMDWMAEEKGRLQSQDSGKHLHDVLDLLQKHNLVEADISAQAERIKAVQGAAKRFTSYEQTYKPCEPGLVSEKVDQLGQAYEELGQLAATRRERLADSRRLWQFLWDLGEEGAWIREQEQILASGDCGRDLTSALHLLSKHEAFRDEMAARYGPLCNSIAAGETLVDEGHYGASEVTERIHDIRAQWTHLEETTRFREQSLKEAVALHQFQTDANDMDAWIMETFRQVSSQEVGHDEFSTQTLARKQREIDEEIQSHRPLIESLHEQAEQLPQAYMSSPQVDGRLPGIEQRYEELESLSAARRQALEGALALYRMFSEADACQLWVEEKEQWLHGMEIPTKLEDLEVVQQRFETLEPEMKNLGTRVIDVHQVAAQLLSSDNSSKDQIHHTRDQLNNRWTEFEQLAGQKKQALESALDIQNYHLECNEIQSWMKEKTKVIESTQGLGNDLAGVMALQRKLTGMERDLEAIQGKLDDLRGEAEKLASEHQDQAEEIQGHLAEIQEVWEDLNETMRRREESLGEASKLQGFLRDLDDFQSWLSRTQTAVASEDIPTSLPEAESLLTQHESIKNEVDNYKEDYEKMRAVGEEVTQGQTDAQHMFLAQRLQALDTGWHELRRMWENRHNLLAQAFDFQTFLRDAKQAEAFLNSQEYVLSHTEMPTSLQAAEEAIKKHEDFLTTTEASEEKITGVVEAGRRLINDSNANSDKIQEKVDSIQERHCKNKEAANELLTKLKDNRELQHFLQDGQELTLWINEKMLTAQDMSYDEARNLHSKWQKHQAFMAELASNKDWLDKIDKEGQALVAEKPELKPVVQQTLEDLQRQWEELEGTTRTKAQCLFDANRAELFTQSCSALDVWLKNIECQLHSDDYGKDLTSVNILLKKHQMMEHQMEVREKEVQSLQSQALALSQEDAGLTEIDGQQRHVTESFSGLQDPLKLRRQQLLASKEAHQFNRDLEDEILWVKERMPLATSIDHGKDLPTVQMLIKKNQTLQKEIQGHQPRIDDIHRRGQTQSQVDGERQSVLEERLVELKDLWDQLIAETDKRLARLVEANRAQQFYADGAEAEAWMGEQELHMMSEEKAKDEQSALTMVKKHQILEQALEDYAQTIHQLANSSRLMVNSEHPESERITLRQAQVDKLYAGLKDLAEERRGRLQERLRLTQLKREVDDLEQWIAEREVVAGSHELGQDYEHVTMLRDKFREFARDTSTIGQERVDGVNALADDLIESGHPENASVAEWKDGLNDAWADLLELIDTRTQMLAASYELHRFHQDAMEVLGRVKEKREALASDLGRDLNTVQHLHRQHNTFENDIQALSGQVNQVQDDAARLQKAYAGEKADDIQRSEHAVTSAWEGLLEAGQARRLLLEDTVEKFRFFNMVRDLMLWMDGVNLQIDAHDSPRDVSSAGLVIANHQDIKSEIETRVDSFTATTEMGNTLINNNHYAADEIREKLTQLQEKRDKINKKWQDKMDHLQIVLEVLQFGRDAYVAESWLAGQEPLVRAAELGANVDEVESLIKRHEAFEKLAAAWEDRFVLLEKLTTLEEQEILRRQEEEERARRPPTPPPAQEVARFETESQAHDSAARTSLDQTTLNQSVSVNGVHSDNDTSQSLSLSLSVGKKSEPKRVCKPKQPERGSESESVNGPGRDSGLASSRLDPSATLPSRGGADSDPETMEGMLCRKQEMESHSKKAATRSWQNVYCVLRKGSLGFYKDNKSAANGIPYHGEVPISLGEAVCEIAHDYKKRKYVFKLRLGDGKEYLFQAKDEAEMSSWIRSIMSSIPTGSGDSPGGPRALSRAMTMPPISPSSGDTGGVTMRNKDGKDKDREKRFSFFGKKK is encoded by the exons ATGAGCGTGAAGCAGTACAGAAGAAGACCTTCACCAAATGGGTAAACTCTCATTTAGGCCGAGTAACCTGTCGCATTGGTGACTTGTACACAGACCTGCGGGATGGCCGTATGTTAATTCGCCTTCTGGAAGTGCTCTCGGGAGAGCAGCTG CCAAAGCCCACCAAGGGTCGCATGCGTATCCACTGCCTTGAGAATGTCGACAAAGCGCTGCAGTTTCTAAAAGAGCAAAAGGTCCATCTGGAAAACATGGGCTCACATGACATCGTGGATGGGAATCACCGTCTCACTCTGGGCCTCATCTGGACTATCATCCTTCGTTTCCAG atccaGGACATCAGTGTGGAGACGGAAGACAACAAGGAGAAGAAATCGGCCAAAGATGCCCTGCTACTTTGGTGCCAAATGAAAACTGCTGG TTATCCCAATGTCAACATCCACAACTTCACAACCAGCTGGAGGGATGGACTGGCGTTCAATGCCATTGTGCACAAACACAG ACCCGACGTGATTGAGTTTGACAACCTGAAGAGGTCCAACGCTCACTACAATCTCCAGAATGCTTTCAATGTGGCTGAGAAGGAACTGGGACTTACCAAGCTGCTGGACCCAGAGG aTGTTAATGTTGACCAGCCTGATGAAAAGTCCATCATTACCTACGTGGCAACCTACTACCATTACTTCTCCAAGATGAAAGCACTGGCAGTGGAGGGCAAACGAATTGGCAAG GTACTTGACTATGCTATTGAAGCTGACCAGCTGATAGAGAAATACGAGACCCTGGCATCAGAGCTTCTGCAGTGGATCGAGCAGACCATAGGCACGCTCAATGATCGGCAGCTAGCTAACTCGCTAAATGCTGTGCAGAACCAGCTTCAGGCGTTCAACTCCTACAGGACTGTGGAGAAGCCCCCGAA ATTTACGGAGAAAGGGAACTTGGAGGTTCTCCTCTTCACAATCCAAAGCAAGATGAGGGCAAACAATCAGAAAGTGTACATGCCAAGAGAGGGGAAACTCATCTCTGACATCAATAAG GCTTGGGAACGACTGGAGAAGGCAGAACATGAACGGGAGCTGGCTCTGAGAAATGAGTTGATTCGCCAAGAGAAGCTGGAGATGCTCGCTGCTCGCTTTGACCGGAAAGCTGCTATGCGGGAGACATGGCTGAGTGAAAACCAGAGGCTGGTGTCTCAG GATAACTTTGGAACGGACTTGGGAGCAGTGGAAGCCGCCACCCGTAAACATGAAGCCATTGAGACAGACATTGGGGCATATTGGGAACGTGTGGCTGCTGTGGAGTCGGTCGCCAAAGAGCTGGAAGCAGAGGGCTATCACGATGTGCGGCGTGTGCTCGCACGAAGGGATAACGTGCTCCGACTCTGGGAATATCTTAAAGAGCTCCTAGCTGCTCGCAGAGAACGTCTGAATTCTCATCGGGACCTTCAGAGACTATTTCAAGAAATGCGCTACATCATGGACTGGATGGCAGAAGAGAAG GGTCGCCTGCAGTCTCAGGACAGTGGTAAACATTTGCACGACGTGTTAGACCTACTACAGAAACACAATCTGGTGGAGGCTGACATTTCAGCACAGGCAGAAAGAATCAAGGCAGTGCAGGGAGCCGCCAAGCGCTTCACCTCCTATGAACAGA cttacAAGCCTTGCGAACCTGGACTAGTTAGTGAAAAGGTCGACCAGCTGGGTCAGGCCTATGAGGAACTTGGTCAGCTTGCTGCGACGCGCAGAGAGCGCCTCGCGGACTCGCGTCGTCTGTGGCAGTTCCTGTGGGATCTCGGAGAGGAAGGAGCCTGGATCAGAGAGCAGGAGCAGATCTTGGCGAGTGGAGACTGTGGCCGTGACCTCACCTCGGCCCTTCATCTACTCAGTAAACACGAGGCTTTCAGGGATGAGATGGCAGCCCGCTACGGCCCCCTGTGTAACAGCATCGCTGCTGGAGAAACTTTGGTAGATGAGGGACACTACGGAGCTTCAGAGGTCACCGAGAGGATTCACGACATCCGTGCACAGTGGACTCATCTGGAGGAG ACAACTAGGTTCAGAGAGCAGAGCCTCAAGGAAGCAGTGGCGCTGCATCAGTTTCAAACGGATGCCAACGACATGGATGCGTGGATTATGGAGACATTCAGACAAGTATCCAGTCAAGAGGTTGGCCACGATGAGTTTTCCACCCAAACTCTGGCTCGCAAGCAGAGGGAAATAGATGAGGAGATCCAAAGCCACCGCCCCCTTATAGAGTCCCTGCATGAGCAGGCCGAACAACTTCCACAGGCCTACATGTCTTCTCCACAA GTGGATGGTCGTCTGCCTGGTATTGAGCAACGCTACGAGGAGCTGGAGTCTCTGTCAGCAGCCCGGCGCCAGGCTCTGGAAGGTGCCCTGGCCCTCTATCGCATGTTCAGCGAGGCTGACGCCTGCCAGCTGTGGGTGGAGGAAAAGGAACAGTGGTTACACGGCATGGAGATCCCTACCAAACTGGAGGACTTGGAGGTGGTACAGCAGAG ATTTGAGACACTGGAACCTGAGATGAAGAACCTAGGAACTCGTGTCATTGACGTGCACCAGGTGGCCGCGCAGCTGCTGAGCTCAGACAACAGCAGCAAGGACCAGATCCACCATACAAGAGACCAGCTGAACAACAG ATGGACAGAGTTCGAGCAACTGGCTGGTCAGAAGAAACAAGCCCTCGAGTCGGCTCTTGACATCCAGAACTACCACCTCGAGTGTAATGAGATCCAGTCTTGGATGAAGGAGAAGACCAAAGTGATTGAATCTACTCAGGGCCTGGGCAATGACTTGGCTGGAGTGATGGCTCTGCAACGGAAGCTCACTGGAATGGAGAGGGACCTTGAGGCTATCCAA GGTAAATTGGATGACCTGAGAGGTGAGGCTGAAAAGCTGGCCAGTGAGCATCAAGATCAGGCCGAAGAGATCCAAGGACATTTGGCCGAGATTCAAGAAGTGTGGGAGGATTTGAATGAAACCATGAGGCGACGGGAGGAGTCGCTGGGAGAGGCCAGCAAACTCCAGGGCTTCCTCAGGGATCTGGATGACTTCCAGTCCTGGCTGTCCCGCACTCAGACAGCCGTGGCCTCGGAAGACATTCCTACTTCTCTGCCCGAGGCGGAGAGTTTGCTCACCCAACACGAGAGCATCAAGAACGAGGTTGACAACTACAAGGAAGACTATGAGAAGATGCGGGCCGTCGGCGAGGAGGTGACCCAGGGCCAGACGGATGCCCAGCACATGTTCTTGGCCCAGAGGCTTCAGGCGCTGGACACTGGCTGGCATGAGTTGCGTCGCATGTGGGAGAATCGTCACAATCTTTTGGCCCAAGCCTTTGACTTCCAGACCTTCCTGAGAGATGCAAAGCAGGCGGAGGCTTTCCTCAACAGCCAG GAGTATGTGCTGTCCCACACGGAGATGCCCACCAGTCTTCAGGCGGCCGAGGAGGCCATTAAGAAGCATGAGGATTTCCTCACCACCACAGAGGCCAGTGAGGAGAAGATAACTGGTGTTGTGGAGGCTGGACGGCGCCTCATTAATGACTCCAATGCAAACTCTGATAAGATCCAGGAAAAAGTCGATTCAATCCAGGAAAG ACATTGTAAGAATAAGGAGGCTGCAAATGAGCTGCTGACTAAACTTAAGGATAACCGTGAACTTCAACACTTCCTCCAAGACGGGCAAGAG CTGACGCTGTGGATCAACGAGAAGATGCTGACAGCTCAGGACATGTCTTATGATGAAGCCAGAAATCTTCACAGCAAGTGGCAGAAACACCAGGCTTTCATGGCAGAGCTGGCCTCCAACAAAGACTGGCTGGACAAGATTGATAAG GAGGGCCAAGCGCTGGTGGCAGAGAAGCCCGAGTTGAAACCTGTTGTCCAGCAGACTCTGGAGGACCTGCAGCGTCAGTGGGAGGAGCTGGAGGGCACCACTCGCACCAAGGCCCAGTGCTTGTTTGATGCTAACAGGGCAGAGCTCTtcacacagagctgctctgctctGGATGTCTGGTTGAAAAACATCGAGTGTCAGCTGCATAGTGACGACTACGGAAAAGATTTGACCAGTGTCAACATCCTCCTCAAAAAGCACCAG ATGATGGAGCATCAGATGgaggtcagagagaaggaggtgcAGTCTCTGCAGTCTCAGGCTCTCGCTCTGTCCCAGGAAGACGCTGGGCTGACTGAAATAGACGGTCAGCAGAGGCACGTCACTGAGAGCTTCTCAGGCCTTCAGGACCCTCTCAAACTGAGGAGGCAGCAACTGCTCGCCTCTAAGGAAGCGCATCAGTTCAACAGAGACCTGGAGGATGAAATT CTTTGGGTGAAGGAGAGAATGCCCCTGGCCACTTCCATCGACCATGGAAAAGACCTGCCCACCGTGCAGATGCTCATCAAGAAGAACCAG ACTTTGCAGAAGGAGATCCAGGGCCATCAACCTCGCATCGATGACATCCACAGACGAGGCCAGACTCAGAGCCAGGTTGATGGGGAGCGACAGTCTGTGTTAGAGGAGCGCCTCGTTGAGCTGAAGGACCTCTGGGACCAACTGATTGCAGAGACGGACAAGCGCCTTGCCCGTTTGGTAGAGGCCAACCGTGCCCAGCAGTTCTACGCTGATGGAGCTGAGGCGGAGGCCTGGATGGGAGAGCAGGAGCTGCACATGATGTCGGAAGAAAAAGCAAAG gatGAGCAAAGCGCCTTAACGATGGTCAAAAAGCATCAGATCCTGGAACAGGCACTTGAAGACTATGCCCAGACCATTCACCAGCTGGCCAACAGCAGTCGCCTCATGGTCAACAGTGAGCACCCAGAGAG TGAAAGAATCACCCTACGACAAGCCCAAGTTGACAAGCTGTACGCGGGCCTCAAAGACCTTGCTGAGGAGCGGCGTGGGCGGCTTCAGGAAAGACTGCGGCTGACCCAGCTGAAGCGGGAGGTGGACGACCTGGAACAGTGGATCGCTGAGAGGGAAGTGGTCGCTGGCTCCCATGAACTGGGACAAGATTACGAACACGTCACA ATGCTGAGGGACAAGTTCCGCGAGTTCGCTCGTGACACCAGCACCATCGGCCAAGAGCGCGTGGATGGCGTGAACGCGTTGGCAGATGATCTCATCGAGTCGGGTCACCCTGAGAATGCCAGCGTGGCCGAGTGGAAGGACGGCTTGAACGACGCCTGGGCCGACCTGCTGGAGCTCAtcgacacacgcacacaaatgtTAGCGGCCTCCTATGAGCTGCACCGCTTCCATCAAGACGCCATGGAGGTGCTGGGGCGTGTAAAGGAGAAGAGGGAGGCTTTGGCTTCAGACCTCGGCCGCGACCTGAACACAGTTCAGCATCTACACAGACAGCACAACACGTTTGAAAATGACATCCAGGCCCTGAGCGGACAG GTGAACCAGGTGCAGGATGATGCGGCACGGCTGCAGAAGGCCTACGCTGGCGAGAAGGCAGACGACATTCAGAGGAGCGAACACGCTGTGACTTCTGCCTGGGAGGGCCTGCTGGAGGCGGGCCAGGCCCGCAGGCTCCTCCTGGAGGACACGGTGGAGAAATTCCGCTTCTTCAATATGGTGCGAGACCTCATGCTGTGGATGGATGGCGTCAACCTGCAGATCGATGCACACGACAGCCCCAG GGACGTCTCCTCGGCAGGGTTGGTCATTGCCAATCATCAGGACATCAAGTCGGAGATCGAGACCAGAGTAGACAGCTTTACTGCTACTACTGAGATGGGAAATACTCTCATCAACAATAACCACTATGCTGCTGATGAG ATCCGAGAGAAACTCACTCAGCTCCAGGAAAAGAGAGACAAGATTAACAAAAAGTGGCAAGACAAGATGGACCATTTACAAATCG TGCTTGAAGTGCTGCAGTTTGGACGCGACGCTTATGTGGCAGAGTCGTGGCTGGCAGGGCAAGAACCTCTGGTGCGAGCCGCGGAGCTCGGCGCAAACGTAGACGAGGTGGAAAGCCTGATCAAGCGCCACGAAGCCTTTGAGAAACTCGCTGCAGCCTGGGAAGATCGCTTTGTGCTGCTGGAGAAACTCACTACA CTCGAGGAACAGGAGATACTGAGGaggcaagaagaagaagagcgagCGAGGCGACCTCCTACGCCGCCACCAGCACAAGAAGTGGCGCGCTTTGAGACGGAAAGTCAAGCACACGATTCTGCTGCCAG AACCAGTCTGGACCAGACCACACTGAATCAGTCGGTGTCGGTGAACGGAGTTCACAGTGATAACGACACATCTCAG TCATTATCGCTATCGTTGTCAGTGGGAAAGAAATCAGAGCCTAAACGTGTCTGTAAGCCAAAGCAGCCGGAGCGT GGCTCAGAGTCTGAGTCTGTTAACGGGCCGGGGAGAGACAGTGGCCTGGCTTCTTCTCGCCTGGATCCATCGGCCACTTTACCGAGCAGAGGCGGAGCGGACTCTGACCCGGAAACCATGGAGGGGATGCTCTGTCGAAAACAGGAGATGGAGTCCCACAGCAAAAAGGCAGCTACAAG ATCCTGGCAGAATGTGTACTGTGTCCTAAGAAAAGGAAGTCTCGGGTTCTATAAAGACAATAAAAGCGCTGCCAACGGCATCCCGTACCACGGCGAGGTGCCCATCAGCTTGGGAGAGGCTGTGTGTGAAATAGCCCACGATTATAAAAAGAGGAAATATGTGTTCAAGCTAAG ACTAGGAGACGGGAAAGAGTATCTATTCCAAGCCAAGGATGAG GCGGAAATGAGCTCCTGGATTCGCTCCATCATGAGCTCCATTCCAACGGGATCGGGAGACTCGCCCGGAGGTCCGCGGGCCCTCAGCCGAGCCATGACCATGCCTCCCATCTCCCCGAGCTCAGGCGACACCGGAGGCGTCACCATGCGCAACAAAGACGGGAAAGACAAGGATCGCGAGAAGAGGTTCAGCTTCTTCGGCAAGAAGAAATAG